The following are from one region of the Mauremys reevesii isolate NIE-2019 linkage group 2, ASM1616193v1, whole genome shotgun sequence genome:
- the RNF138 gene encoding E3 ubiquitin-protein ligase RNF138 isoform X2, producing MSIDGFVGWWRSLISGDGFDEYVKELERSRLTAMAEEPATICLNEEDFYCPVCQEVFKTPVRTVTCQHVFCRKCFLTAIRESGTHCPLCRGTVTKKERSCPKRALDVENNMKKLSGCCRCCEKQVRFSRMRHHYKTCKKYQDEYGVPSIVPNFQISQDSTGNSNRSDTSAFDNGEMANLQTLQGDASAHPTFKCPLCQETNFTRQHLLDHCNNRHLYQIVPVICPICVSLPWADPSQVTRNLVSHLNLRHQFDYGEFVNLQLDEETQYQNAVEESCHVNI from the exons ATGAGCATAGACGGTTTTGTAGGCTGGTGGAGGAGCCTCATCTCCGGCGACGGCTTTGACGAGTACGTGAAGGAATTAG AGCGGTCAAGACTCACTGCCATGGCCGAGGAACCTGCCACTATTTGTTTAAATGAAGAGGATTTTTACTGTCCCGTATGCCAGGAGGTGTTCAAAACGCCTGTGAGGACAGTAACCTGCCAACACGT CTTCTGCAGGAAATGTTTCCTGACAGCAATCAGAGAAAGTGGAACACATTGTCCTCTATGCCGTGGAACTGTGACTAAAAAAGAAAGATCATGTCCCAAAAGGGCTCTAGATGTTGAAAACAACATGAAGAAGCTTTCTGGGTGTTGTAGATGCTGTGAAAAACAG GTTAGGTTTTCTCGCATGAGACACCATTATAAAACATGTAAGAAGTATCAGGATGAATATGGTGTTCCTTCTATTGTTCCAAACTTTCAGATTTCCCAAGATTCAACAGGGAACAG TAATAGGAGTGATACATCTGCATTTGATAATGGAGAGATGGCTAATCTTCAGACACTTCAGGGAGATGCAAG TGCACATCCCACATTCAAATGCCCCCTGTGTCAGGAAACCAACTTTACCCGGCAACACCTACTGGATCATTGTAACAATAGACACCTTTATCAGATAGTTCCTGTA ATTTGTCCAATTTGTGTGTCTCTTCCATGGGCAGATCCCAGTCAGGTTACTAGAAATCTTGTTAGCCATCTAAATCTAAGACACCAGTTTGACTATGGAGAATTTGTG AATCTTCAGCTTGATGAAGAAACCCAGTACCAAAATGCTGTTGAAGAATCTTGTCATGTGAATATTTAA
- the RNF138 gene encoding E3 ubiquitin-protein ligase RNF138 isoform X1, translating into MDKSLRKDNARKATQQKTKEGGSCGHLCCQAGLAPVRTNAERSRLTAMAEEPATICLNEEDFYCPVCQEVFKTPVRTVTCQHVFCRKCFLTAIRESGTHCPLCRGTVTKKERSCPKRALDVENNMKKLSGCCRCCEKQVRFSRMRHHYKTCKKYQDEYGVPSIVPNFQISQDSTGNSNRSDTSAFDNGEMANLQTLQGDASAHPTFKCPLCQETNFTRQHLLDHCNNRHLYQIVPVICPICVSLPWADPSQVTRNLVSHLNLRHQFDYGEFVNLQLDEETQYQNAVEESCHVNI; encoded by the exons ATGGACAAATCCCTCAGGAAGGACAATGCTCGAAAAGCCACGCAGCAGAAAACAAAAGAGGGAGGGAGCTGCGGGCACCTCTGCTGCCAGGCTGGGCTGGCCCCCGTGCGAACCAACGCAG AGCGGTCAAGACTCACTGCCATGGCCGAGGAACCTGCCACTATTTGTTTAAATGAAGAGGATTTTTACTGTCCCGTATGCCAGGAGGTGTTCAAAACGCCTGTGAGGACAGTAACCTGCCAACACGT CTTCTGCAGGAAATGTTTCCTGACAGCAATCAGAGAAAGTGGAACACATTGTCCTCTATGCCGTGGAACTGTGACTAAAAAAGAAAGATCATGTCCCAAAAGGGCTCTAGATGTTGAAAACAACATGAAGAAGCTTTCTGGGTGTTGTAGATGCTGTGAAAAACAG GTTAGGTTTTCTCGCATGAGACACCATTATAAAACATGTAAGAAGTATCAGGATGAATATGGTGTTCCTTCTATTGTTCCAAACTTTCAGATTTCCCAAGATTCAACAGGGAACAG TAATAGGAGTGATACATCTGCATTTGATAATGGAGAGATGGCTAATCTTCAGACACTTCAGGGAGATGCAAG TGCACATCCCACATTCAAATGCCCCCTGTGTCAGGAAACCAACTTTACCCGGCAACACCTACTGGATCATTGTAACAATAGACACCTTTATCAGATAGTTCCTGTA ATTTGTCCAATTTGTGTGTCTCTTCCATGGGCAGATCCCAGTCAGGTTACTAGAAATCTTGTTAGCCATCTAAATCTAAGACACCAGTTTGACTATGGAGAATTTGTG AATCTTCAGCTTGATGAAGAAACCCAGTACCAAAATGCTGTTGAAGAATCTTGTCATGTGAATATTTAA
- the RNF138 gene encoding E3 ubiquitin-protein ligase RNF138 isoform X3: protein MAEEPATICLNEEDFYCPVCQEVFKTPVRTVTCQHVFCRKCFLTAIRESGTHCPLCRGTVTKKERSCPKRALDVENNMKKLSGCCRCCEKQVRFSRMRHHYKTCKKYQDEYGVPSIVPNFQISQDSTGNSNRSDTSAFDNGEMANLQTLQGDASAHPTFKCPLCQETNFTRQHLLDHCNNRHLYQIVPVICPICVSLPWADPSQVTRNLVSHLNLRHQFDYGEFVNLQLDEETQYQNAVEESCHVNI from the exons ATGGCCGAGGAACCTGCCACTATTTGTTTAAATGAAGAGGATTTTTACTGTCCCGTATGCCAGGAGGTGTTCAAAACGCCTGTGAGGACAGTAACCTGCCAACACGT CTTCTGCAGGAAATGTTTCCTGACAGCAATCAGAGAAAGTGGAACACATTGTCCTCTATGCCGTGGAACTGTGACTAAAAAAGAAAGATCATGTCCCAAAAGGGCTCTAGATGTTGAAAACAACATGAAGAAGCTTTCTGGGTGTTGTAGATGCTGTGAAAAACAG GTTAGGTTTTCTCGCATGAGACACCATTATAAAACATGTAAGAAGTATCAGGATGAATATGGTGTTCCTTCTATTGTTCCAAACTTTCAGATTTCCCAAGATTCAACAGGGAACAG TAATAGGAGTGATACATCTGCATTTGATAATGGAGAGATGGCTAATCTTCAGACACTTCAGGGAGATGCAAG TGCACATCCCACATTCAAATGCCCCCTGTGTCAGGAAACCAACTTTACCCGGCAACACCTACTGGATCATTGTAACAATAGACACCTTTATCAGATAGTTCCTGTA ATTTGTCCAATTTGTGTGTCTCTTCCATGGGCAGATCCCAGTCAGGTTACTAGAAATCTTGTTAGCCATCTAAATCTAAGACACCAGTTTGACTATGGAGAATTTGTG AATCTTCAGCTTGATGAAGAAACCCAGTACCAAAATGCTGTTGAAGAATCTTGTCATGTGAATATTTAA